A DNA window from Chryseobacterium scophthalmum contains the following coding sequences:
- a CDS encoding acyltransferase family protein, with amino-acid sequence MNRDLYIDFAKGLATLSIIFIHTAFWSGQFYIIPEIRVFSLVFDVAIFYALSGITSGNNIEKTLYRLLKLQITYMIFVTLLFFLDYFFKIFGLTFFSLEWLQSFYSTFGSKYSATSISTAPQWQNLGNWYLHEYRNADTFPVVMGSFWYLKVYFILTVFGVLILKFFPKHVNWFIGICVALTLLFNIFPEIYPSGQVGYVAFYMTVFLVGNRMRGKKIPTKMIPVLYGLVALALVWMFWYFGNEIFFKINKQKFPPQTPYIIWTLFSLTTLFVLYNRLKITKENFVTYIGKNAIFFYFGQGISSSLVYFLVVPMKELMPWWILMVIIYIINVALAFIIAAGLKKFDDFGWKILEFLRKKTAAQN; translated from the coding sequence ATGAACAGAGATCTCTACATTGATTTTGCGAAAGGTTTAGCCACACTTTCCATTATATTTATTCACACCGCATTTTGGTCGGGGCAGTTTTACATTATTCCGGAAATACGGGTTTTTTCTTTGGTTTTTGATGTCGCAATTTTTTATGCTTTAAGCGGGATCACTTCAGGAAACAATATTGAGAAAACACTTTACCGTTTACTAAAACTGCAGATAACGTACATGATTTTTGTTACGCTTCTGTTCTTTTTAGATTATTTCTTTAAAATATTTGGGCTCACCTTTTTCTCACTTGAATGGCTACAGAGCTTCTATTCTACATTTGGCTCAAAATATTCAGCAACGAGTATTTCTACAGCTCCACAATGGCAGAATTTAGGCAATTGGTACCTTCACGAATACAGAAATGCAGATACTTTTCCTGTTGTAATGGGAAGCTTTTGGTATCTTAAAGTTTACTTTATTTTAACGGTTTTCGGAGTTTTAATTTTAAAATTTTTCCCGAAACACGTCAATTGGTTTATCGGAATTTGTGTTGCTTTAACTTTATTGTTTAATATTTTCCCGGAAATTTATCCGAGCGGACAAGTAGGATATGTTGCTTTTTACATGACGGTTTTCCTTGTTGGAAACCGAATGAGAGGTAAAAAAATACCGACAAAAATGATTCCTGTTCTTTACGGATTGGTTGCCCTAGCTTTGGTTTGGATGTTTTGGTACTTCGGAAACGAAATATTTTTTAAAATTAACAAGCAAAAATTTCCGCCGCAAACGCCATACATTATCTGGACTTTGTTTTCACTGACGACTTTATTTGTCTTGTACAACAGATTAAAGATTACCAAAGAAAATTTCGTCACTTATATCGGTAAAAACGCAATTTTCTTTTATTTCGGTCAGGGAATCAGCTCGTCGTTGGTTTATTTTCTGGTCGTTCCGATGAAAGAATTGATGCCTTGGTGGATTTTAATGGTCATTATTTACATCATAAATGTTGCCTTAGCGTTTATCATTGCGGCTGGTTTGAAGAAATTTGATGATTTTGGCTGGAAGATTTTAGAATTTTTAAGAAAGAAAACAGCTGCTCAAAACTAA
- a CDS encoding DUF4126 domain-containing protein, with amino-acid sequence MLDQIPYLPYVLSAFIGIGLAAATGFRVFLPMFAVSLASYFQWIPTHESFEWLSGLPALITTGIATLAEILAYYIPIVDHLLDTVSVPMATIAGSVLFASQFADLGTFPQWGLALIAGGGTAATISSGFAGIRAASTATTGGIGNPVVGTTETAGAGIMATLAMVAPVIAAFLAIITVIAVVILGRKALRKLRKRKEVLNN; translated from the coding sequence ATGTTAGATCAAATTCCCTATCTTCCGTATGTTTTGAGTGCATTTATTGGTATTGGACTTGCTGCAGCAACAGGTTTCAGAGTTTTCTTACCTATGTTTGCGGTGAGTTTAGCATCTTATTTTCAATGGATTCCTACTCATGAAAGTTTTGAATGGCTTTCTGGTCTTCCTGCATTAATTACTACAGGAATTGCTACTTTAGCAGAAATTTTAGCTTATTATATTCCGATTGTAGATCATTTACTCGATACTGTTTCTGTTCCGATGGCGACGATTGCGGGTTCTGTACTTTTTGCAAGTCAGTTTGCAGATTTAGGGACATTTCCACAGTGGGGATTGGCTTTAATTGCAGGTGGAGGTACTGCGGCGACAATCAGTTCCGGATTTGCAGGAATTCGCGCGGCTTCCACAGCGACAACGGGTGGAATTGGAAATCCTGTTGTGGGAACTACAGAAACTGCAGGAGCAGGAATTATGGCAACTTTAGCAATGGTTGCTCCGGTAATCGCAGCTTTTCTGGCAATTATTACGGTGATCGCTGTCGTGATTTTAGGTAGAAAAGCTTTGAGGAAATTAAGAAAGCGAAAAGAAGTTTTGAATAATTAA
- a CDS encoding DUF6646 family protein — MKKLVFMLMVFAGVAVSAQAYTGKGDQKVNLGFNAWGYGTGITATYDYGLNQLISVGAGANAYFDGYKDNNDDNRVFIFGRVNFHLKEALELPEKLDIYPGVDLGVLGRDFGIGAHIGARYFFTEKVGVFAEVGNNGSLGVSFNF, encoded by the coding sequence ATGAAGAAATTGGTTTTTATGTTGATGGTTTTTGCCGGAGTGGCAGTCAGCGCACAAGCCTACACCGGAAAAGGGGATCAGAAAGTTAATTTGGGATTCAATGCATGGGGTTATGGAACGGGAATTACCGCGACTTACGACTATGGTTTAAACCAGTTAATATCTGTCGGAGCCGGAGCAAATGCTTATTTTGACGGATATAAAGATAATAACGACGATAACAGGGTTTTTATATTTGGAAGAGTTAATTTCCATTTAAAGGAAGCTTTAGAATTGCCTGAAAAGCTTGATATTTATCCGGGAGTTGATCTTGGAGTTCTTGGCAGAGATTTCGGTATTGGAGCTCACATTGGCGCAAGATATTTCTTTACAGAAAAAGTTGGTGTTTTTGCAGAAGTTGGGAATAACGGAAGTTTAGGAGTTTCTTTCAATTTTTAA
- a CDS encoding nitrilase-related carbon-nitrogen hydrolase, giving the protein MKITGLNQDIIWKNKIENFQLIENQLQNQEADLFLLPEMFSTGFCMDAAEVSDKNEESLEFLKKISKEKNTAFSGSASIKVNDQFFNRMYFVKPDSEIIFYDKRHLFSFSGEDKIYTPGKNRVIVEYLGIRFLLQVCYDLRFPVFARNNDDYDAILYVANWPEKRVGAWEHLLKARAIENLSYVFGLNRIGPDGNDLFYQESSHCFFADGKEISQKKGNLVSAELNLEELNDFRNHFQFLNDRDIFEIK; this is encoded by the coding sequence ATGAAAATTACAGGATTGAATCAGGATATTATCTGGAAAAATAAAATCGAGAACTTTCAGTTGATTGAAAATCAGCTACAAAATCAAGAGGCAGATTTATTTCTTTTGCCGGAAATGTTTTCTACAGGTTTTTGTATGGATGCTGCTGAAGTTTCAGATAAAAATGAAGAATCGCTGGAATTTTTAAAGAAAATTTCAAAAGAGAAAAATACAGCATTTTCAGGAAGTGCTTCTATAAAAGTTAATGATCAGTTTTTTAACAGAATGTATTTTGTGAAGCCAGATTCTGAAATAATATTTTACGATAAAAGACATTTGTTTTCCTTTTCTGGCGAAGATAAAATCTATACTCCAGGAAAGAACAGAGTCATCGTAGAATATCTTGGAATTCGTTTTCTGTTACAGGTTTGTTATGATTTGAGATTTCCTGTTTTTGCAAGAAATAACGACGATTATGATGCTATTTTATACGTTGCCAATTGGCCGGAAAAAAGAGTCGGAGCATGGGAACATTTATTGAAAGCTCGAGCAATTGAAAATCTATCGTATGTTTTTGGTTTAAACAGAATAGGACCCGATGGAAATGATCTTTTTTACCAGGAAAGTTCACATTGTTTTTTTGCTGATGGTAAAGAAATTTCTCAGAAAAAAGGAAATTTAGTTTCTGCCGAATTAAACTTAGAAGAGCTTAACGATTTCAGAAATCATTTTCAGTTTTTGAACGATCGGGATATTTTTGAAATAAAATAA
- the rseP gene encoding RIP metalloprotease RseP: MELAIKIFQFILSISILVILHELGHFLPAKYFKTKVEKFYLFFDPYFSLVKKKIGETEYGIGWLPFGGYVKIAGMVDESMDTEQLKQPAQPWEFRAKPAWQRLIIMLGGVTVNFFLAWLIYGCLSFFNGETSFDTAKVDAPMNYTSVAKGMGFQDGDKILKVDGKTQNNFDKLALDVLLSDEITVLRSGKEVTFPTNDDGKAMAFKDENPRAFLTPRFPAVIDSIYNPKTLQAGLKIGDQVVAVDGKKISYYDEFQETVRNNPGKDLKVDVMRGGAIQPLVLSVSKEGTLGLASYIDKRLKTYYITKHFTFGESIGRGFTRSIESLTYQVKQFKLIFNKKVQGYKKVGGPLAIIKNMPVDKAKDGSVSIDWTAFWGFTAMFSVWLAFLNLIPIPGLDGGHVIFTLYEMIVGKPVPQKILENAQMVGVIFLLGLMLLIFGSDIFKWVTGNL; the protein is encoded by the coding sequence ATGGAATTAGCAATTAAGATCTTTCAATTTATATTAAGCATCTCTATCTTAGTAATTCTTCACGAGCTTGGGCATTTCTTACCCGCAAAGTATTTTAAAACCAAAGTAGAAAAGTTTTATCTTTTCTTCGACCCTTATTTTTCTCTGGTTAAAAAGAAAATTGGTGAAACTGAATACGGTATCGGATGGCTTCCTTTCGGAGGTTATGTGAAAATTGCCGGAATGGTTGACGAAAGTATGGATACTGAGCAATTGAAGCAGCCTGCACAACCGTGGGAATTCAGAGCAAAACCAGCTTGGCAGAGATTGATCATCATGTTGGGTGGAGTTACGGTAAATTTCTTCCTTGCTTGGTTGATTTACGGATGTCTTTCGTTTTTCAATGGTGAAACTTCTTTTGATACAGCGAAAGTTGATGCTCCGATGAATTATACAAGTGTTGCTAAAGGAATGGGTTTCCAGGATGGAGATAAAATCTTAAAAGTAGACGGAAAAACTCAGAATAATTTTGATAAATTGGCTTTGGATGTTTTATTAAGCGATGAGATTACTGTTTTAAGAAGCGGAAAAGAAGTTACATTCCCAACGAATGACGATGGTAAAGCGATGGCTTTCAAAGATGAAAATCCTAGAGCATTTCTTACGCCAAGATTTCCTGCGGTAATCGATTCTATCTACAATCCTAAAACGCTACAAGCTGGATTAAAAATTGGTGACCAAGTTGTTGCAGTAGATGGAAAGAAAATTTCTTATTATGATGAATTTCAGGAAACTGTAAGAAATAATCCAGGGAAAGACCTTAAAGTAGATGTAATGAGAGGTGGAGCAATTCAACCGCTGGTTTTGTCGGTATCTAAAGAAGGTACTTTAGGATTGGCTTCTTATATAGACAAAAGATTAAAAACATATTATATAACTAAGCATTTTACTTTTGGAGAATCTATCGGAAGAGGCTTCACGAGAAGTATTGAAAGCTTAACGTATCAGGTAAAACAGTTTAAATTAATCTTCAACAAAAAGGTTCAGGGTTATAAAAAAGTTGGTGGTCCATTAGCTATAATCAAAAATATGCCTGTTGATAAAGCAAAAGATGGAAGTGTATCAATCGACTGGACTGCTTTCTGGGGTTTTACAGCAATGTTCTCTGTTTGGTTGGCGTTCTTAAACTTAATTCCGATTCCTGGATTAGATGGTGGTCACGTTATTTTTACTTTATATGAAATGATTGTTGGTAAACCTGTTCCACAAAAGATATTGGAAAATGCTCAAATGGTGGGTGTTATCTTCCTGTTAGGCTTAATGTTACTGATTTTTGGAAGTGACATTTTTAAATGGGTTACAGGAAATCTTTAA
- a CDS encoding DUF502 domain-containing protein, translating to MKKPTFENLTNFFLKNFFQGLLIIGPIGLTIFVIWYVITSIDNIIPSVASEIPGLVFVSTLLITALLGYLGNKFVVGRFFVDAVDRLLEKTPGIKHIYSPTKDVMSSFVGDKKKFSDPVWVKTNENPEIWRIGFLTQREMADVHKHNFVAVYLPHSYAISGWVIVTEEKNIKPVVGMSAATAMKFAVSGGVAGFHSDENIFKAPE from the coding sequence TTGAAAAAGCCGACTTTTGAAAACCTGACTAATTTTTTTCTGAAAAACTTCTTTCAGGGATTGTTGATAATTGGTCCTATCGGATTGACCATTTTTGTAATTTGGTATGTGATAACGTCGATCGACAATATCATTCCGTCTGTTGCAAGTGAAATTCCGGGGTTGGTTTTTGTTTCTACTTTGCTAATTACTGCTTTGTTGGGTTATTTAGGAAACAAATTTGTTGTTGGAAGATTTTTTGTAGATGCGGTTGACAGACTTTTAGAAAAAACTCCGGGTATCAAACATATTTATTCGCCTACCAAAGATGTGATGTCTTCGTTTGTAGGTGATAAGAAAAAATTTAGCGATCCGGTTTGGGTGAAAACCAACGAAAATCCTGAAATCTGGAGAATAGGGTTTCTTACTCAAAGGGAAATGGCCGATGTACACAAGCACAATTTTGTAGCAGTTTACCTTCCACACTCTTATGCAATTTCTGGTTGGGTGATTGTGACTGAAGAAAAAAATATTAAACCTGTTGTAGGAATGTCTGCAGCTACGGCAATGAAATTTGCGGTAAGCGGTGGTGTAGCAGGT
- the rpmA gene encoding 50S ribosomal protein L27, with amino-acid sequence MAHKKGVGSSKNGRESHSKRLGVKIFGGQDAIAGNIIIRQRGTQHHPGENVGMGKDHTLHALVDGKVVFRKKANNRSYVSIEPNA; translated from the coding sequence ATGGCACACAAGAAAGGAGTTGGTAGTTCCAAAAACGGTAGAGAATCTCATTCTAAAAGATTAGGTGTGAAGATTTTCGGTGGACAAGACGCTATTGCTGGTAACATTATTATCAGACAAAGAGGTACTCAACATCACCCAGGTGAAAATGTTGGTATGGGTAAAGATCACACTTTGCACGCTCTTGTTGACGGTAAAGTAGTTTTCAGAAAGAAAGCAAACAACAGATCATACGTATCTATTGAGCCGAACGCATAA
- the rnpA gene encoding ribonuclease P protein component yields MSEFKYPKEEKLKKENEITLLFAKGKWRSCGNLRIIILKNNPDLQSENVKLGVSVSKRYFKKAVYRNRVKRLLRECYRLNKDLFKTSFGDKTIAMLFWVSNELPEKFQDVEAEFIKLCQSQKKS; encoded by the coding sequence ATGTCTGAATTTAAATATCCGAAAGAAGAAAAACTCAAAAAAGAGAATGAGATCACTTTACTTTTTGCAAAAGGTAAGTGGAGGAGTTGTGGAAATTTGCGCATTATCATTCTTAAAAATAATCCGGATCTACAAAGTGAAAATGTAAAACTAGGAGTTTCGGTTTCTAAAAGGTATTTTAAAAAAGCAGTGTACAGAAACCGGGTGAAAAGGCTTTTAAGAGAATGTTACCGCTTAAATAAAGATCTTTTTAAAACGAGTTTTGGAGATAAAACAATTGCTATGCTGTTTTGGGTATCGAATGAACTTCCTGAGAAATTTCAGGATGTGGAGGCAGAGTTTATTAAATTATGTCAGTCTCAGAAAAAATCATAA
- a CDS encoding DUF5686 family protein has product MSTNQFKYGFLYISLFIASLFHAQNSASGKIVDAKTSKEISAVEVFINDNNTPVLTTTSGSFSVKSDSIIYKLKFQKKNYALESVEITPDNSNNLIITLSSEKVSSIEEVVIHNEKTKFKNKKENPAYRIMQEVWKRKRNNGLDKFDTYTYKEYEKIQFDANNLDSAFMHRKIFNKLDFIFDYADSTARGKMALPIFLNESIYNHFGQNKPNKKTKKLLVAQKTSGFQDNQVIAITAKNLYRDINIYDNTLNYFDIGFPSPVGTDGFSTYDYNLTDTVSIRGEQAYKIRYQPRRTEVLAFQGYLYIDTDSYAVLEATLKSTNKINVNFINSISTELEYDNPDDETFLPKKYVTEIEMTPFSKKKTAKSIIAKRSVDYSDYDFNKPLADTVFTRKKEEYDDRFVDKDDAFWVNARPDSLSKEEKGVYEMLDRLQQTPKFNRIIKLTETLASRYYNVTKGIDLGPITSIYGKNEVEGDRIRLGARTYFTQNDPWRIEFYNAYGFKDQQFKYGVEGRYMFNRVNRFMIGGGTKRDITQLGVQLTTEDGILSRSFASSTVFARGENASLSSVNQTSFFTSIEPWKNFQVRVDGTMQSIKSANPSGFSLMYFRNGDLRKTTNDSHVTISLIARPGATFSQTGVDRYEHGTLAPTIVLKYTRGIEGLFNADFNYNKLQFMFYKPILLGSWGKTLLNFEAGKNFDTVPLALQNIIPGNQSYGIVPNTFAQLNYYEFVADTYSTLHIEHHFNGKILSYIPLIKKLKLREVAFIRGAYGSLSDASKNINVDNLKYSAPDQQVYYEYGFGIENIGFGNIRIFRVDFNWRGNYLNRPDVSKFGIKAGFQFGF; this is encoded by the coding sequence ATGTCAACCAATCAATTTAAATACGGTTTCCTTTATATATCCCTTTTTATAGCCAGTCTTTTTCATGCCCAAAACTCGGCAAGCGGGAAGATTGTAGACGCTAAAACCAGCAAAGAGATTAGCGCTGTTGAGGTTTTTATTAATGATAACAATACGCCTGTTCTTACAACCACTTCCGGAAGCTTCAGTGTGAAGTCTGATAGTATTATTTACAAATTAAAGTTTCAGAAAAAAAACTATGCTTTAGAAAGTGTAGAAATTACTCCGGATAATAGCAATAATCTTATAATAACGCTTTCTTCTGAAAAAGTAAGCAGTATTGAAGAAGTTGTTATTCACAATGAGAAAACGAAATTTAAAAATAAAAAAGAAAATCCGGCATACCGAATTATGCAGGAAGTCTGGAAGCGCAAGAGAAATAACGGTCTTGATAAATTTGATACTTACACATACAAAGAATACGAAAAGATTCAGTTTGATGCCAATAATCTCGACAGTGCATTTATGCACAGAAAAATCTTTAATAAGTTGGATTTCATCTTTGATTATGCCGATTCTACCGCAAGAGGAAAAATGGCATTACCAATCTTCTTAAACGAATCTATTTATAATCATTTCGGACAAAATAAACCTAATAAAAAGACTAAAAAACTATTGGTTGCCCAGAAAACTTCAGGTTTTCAGGATAATCAGGTGATTGCAATTACAGCTAAAAACCTGTATCGTGACATCAATATTTATGATAATACTTTAAATTATTTCGATATAGGATTTCCTAGTCCGGTGGGAACTGATGGTTTTAGCACGTATGATTATAATTTGACAGATACAGTTTCTATCCGAGGAGAACAAGCATATAAAATACGTTATCAGCCGAGAAGAACGGAGGTTTTAGCTTTTCAGGGATATCTTTATATTGACACCGATTCTTATGCGGTTTTGGAAGCTACTTTAAAATCAACAAATAAAATAAATGTCAATTTCATCAACTCCATTTCTACGGAATTGGAATATGATAATCCTGACGATGAAACATTTTTGCCTAAAAAATATGTTACAGAAATTGAAATGACTCCTTTTTCTAAAAAGAAGACCGCAAAAAGTATTATTGCCAAAAGATCTGTAGACTATTCTGATTATGATTTTAATAAACCGTTAGCTGATACTGTTTTCACAAGAAAAAAAGAAGAATACGACGATCGATTTGTAGATAAGGACGATGCTTTTTGGGTGAATGCAAGACCGGATTCTTTATCTAAAGAAGAAAAAGGGGTGTACGAAATGCTTGATCGATTACAACAGACCCCAAAATTCAATAGAATTATTAAACTTACAGAAACGCTTGCTTCTCGATATTATAATGTGACCAAAGGAATTGATTTGGGTCCTATAACCTCTATTTATGGGAAGAATGAAGTAGAAGGTGATAGAATAAGATTAGGAGCAAGAACGTATTTTACGCAAAATGATCCTTGGAGAATTGAGTTTTATAATGCTTATGGTTTTAAAGATCAACAATTCAAATACGGAGTAGAGGGTCGATATATGTTCAATAGAGTCAATCGTTTTATGATTGGAGGAGGAACAAAAAGAGACATTACACAACTTGGAGTACAATTAACGACTGAAGATGGGATTTTATCACGTTCATTTGCTTCTTCAACCGTTTTTGCGAGAGGAGAAAATGCTTCTTTAAGTTCGGTAAACCAAACGAGTTTTTTCACTTCTATTGAACCTTGGAAAAACTTTCAGGTAAGAGTTGACGGAACGATGCAAAGTATTAAATCTGCCAATCCTTCAGGTTTTAGCTTGATGTATTTCAGAAATGGTGATTTAAGAAAAACCACCAATGATTCGCATGTTACAATCAGTTTAATAGCAAGACCGGGAGCTACTTTTTCTCAAACCGGAGTTGACCGATATGAGCATGGAACCTTGGCTCCGACCATTGTTTTAAAATACACGAGAGGTATTGAAGGTTTGTTTAATGCTGATTTTAATTATAACAAATTGCAGTTTATGTTTTACAAGCCTATTCTTTTGGGTAGTTGGGGAAAAACATTGCTGAATTTTGAAGCTGGGAAAAACTTTGATACTGTTCCTTTAGCATTGCAGAATATCATTCCAGGAAACCAATCGTATGGAATTGTTCCGAATACATTTGCTCAGTTAAATTATTATGAATTTGTAGCCGACACCTATTCTACGCTTCACATAGAGCATCATTTTAATGGTAAAATACTTTCATATATCCCTTTAATTAAGAAACTGAAGTTAAGAGAAGTTGCATTCATCAGAGGTGCTTACGGATCTTTGAGTGACGCGTCAAAAAATATAAATGTTGATAATTTAAAATATTCTGCGCCAGATCAGCAAGTGTATTATGAATACGGATTTGGTATTGAAAATATAGGTTTCGGAAACATAAGAATCTTCCGTGTAGACTTCAACTGGAGAGGAAATTATCTTAACAGACCTGATGTTTCTAAATTTGGAATTAAAGCGGGATTTCAGTTCGGATTTTAG
- a CDS encoding GLPGLI family protein, with product MKFIYSLILAIFAVVNLSAQGNRFIYEYQFRIDSTKTDSLKKEFVNLDIFPTKSYFYGQAKFASDSITNNSIIEQRKSTPNSLSYSSTTEEWNISYLIEKSYPSFKTTWFTNIEQTNMIVEETPVIKWQILPETQKIENYNCQKATANFGGRIWEAWFSKDLPFPDGPYKFHGLPGLIVKLEDKTKSHQFLLKGSKKLKAENHSWDYISALEKEAKHEFEGVKVNPTQYKKLFMTYKNDPAKDIKLDLANPNNSMTVTTGDGKKITNNAEIIKFFEESMAKKYKSINNQLEINLHRK from the coding sequence ATGAAGTTTATATACAGCCTTATTTTGGCAATATTTGCCGTTGTCAATTTATCTGCGCAGGGAAATCGCTTTATTTACGAATATCAGTTTAGAATTGATTCCACAAAAACAGACAGCCTGAAAAAAGAGTTTGTGAATCTTGATATTTTCCCGACCAAATCTTACTTTTATGGACAGGCAAAATTTGCAAGTGATTCTATCACGAACAATTCCATCATTGAACAGAGAAAGTCTACGCCGAATAGTTTAAGTTATTCTTCCACCACCGAAGAGTGGAATATTTCTTATTTAATAGAAAAGTCATATCCGAGTTTTAAAACTACTTGGTTTACAAATATTGAGCAGACCAATATGATCGTAGAGGAAACTCCTGTGATAAAATGGCAGATTCTTCCTGAAACACAAAAAATTGAAAACTATAATTGCCAAAAAGCAACAGCGAATTTTGGAGGAAGAATCTGGGAAGCTTGGTTTTCTAAAGACCTGCCTTTTCCGGATGGTCCGTACAAGTTTCACGGTTTGCCTGGTTTGATTGTGAAATTAGAAGATAAAACCAAATCGCATCAGTTTTTATTAAAAGGAAGTAAAAAACTGAAAGCTGAAAACCATTCCTGGGATTATATTTCAGCATTGGAGAAGGAAGCTAAACATGAATTTGAGGGAGTAAAAGTAAATCCGACTCAATACAAAAAGTTATTTATGACTTATAAAAATGATCCTGCAAAAGACATTAAACTAGATTTGGCTAATCCCAATAATTCTATGACTGTAACTACGGGAGATGGAAAAAAAATAACCAATAATGCAGAAATTATTAAATTCTTTGAAGAATCAATGGCTAAAAAATATAAATCAATTAATAATCAGCTGGAAATAAATCTACACAGAAAGTAG
- a CDS encoding neutral zinc metallopeptidase produces MKRNFNFCLLAGAFAVFSLSACNDDTMETPVSESQTENLKPEQPGELEKICYYVDQYWSSNAVLTTSLPNSTDTSFMNAQMTKIASLWGRSNPTLRFVNDPSNPNSTYNAISYSTGKIYYGYAIYADAKNKGGNIVNAMILAHEYGHQLQYIFGLPSVSESTARPNELEADGFAGYYLRRPNGYNQTSFAQIAAAYEFAQSIGDYQTTSAGHHGTPPQRRSAVRLGFLLGQYDLSAADFDYNFFYYYQGVLNGTYKMAKNSKFPELDAYMSQYLDELKQIQSGEISAEEFKNLK; encoded by the coding sequence ATGAAAAGAAACTTTAATTTCTGCTTATTAGCAGGAGCATTTGCTGTATTCTCATTATCAGCATGTAACGACGATACAATGGAAACGCCTGTATCTGAATCTCAAACAGAAAATTTAAAACCTGAACAGCCAGGCGAGCTCGAAAAGATCTGCTATTATGTAGACCAGTACTGGAGCTCAAATGCCGTATTGACAACATCATTGCCGAACTCTACAGACACGAGTTTTATGAATGCTCAGATGACAAAAATTGCCAGTCTATGGGGAAGAAGTAATCCAACATTACGTTTCGTAAATGATCCGTCTAATCCCAATTCTACGTATAATGCGATTTCGTATTCTACCGGAAAGATCTACTATGGCTACGCAATTTATGCCGATGCAAAAAACAAAGGCGGAAACATCGTTAATGCAATGATCCTCGCTCATGAATACGGTCATCAGTTGCAGTATATTTTTGGACTTCCGTCTGTAAGTGAATCCACAGCGAGACCAAATGAACTGGAAGCAGACGGTTTTGCAGGATATTATTTAAGAAGACCCAATGGTTACAATCAGACATCATTTGCCCAGATTGCAGCAGCATATGAATTTGCCCAAAGTATTGGCGATTATCAGACAACCAGTGCAGGACACCACGGAACGCCGCCTCAGAGAAGATCTGCAGTGCGTTTAGGTTTTCTTTTAGGGCAGTACGACCTTTCTGCTGCAGATTTTGATTACAACTTCTTTTATTATTATCAGGGAGTTTTAAACGGAACTTACAAAATGGCAAAAAACTCAAAGTTTCCTGAGTTAGATGCTTATATGAGTCAGTATCTTGATGAGTTGAAACAGATTCAGTCAGGCGAAATTTCTGCAGAAGAGTTTAAAAACCTTAAATAA
- the miaE gene encoding tRNA-(ms[2]io[6]A)-hydroxylase, whose translation MFKLKLPTDPRWANIAEDNIQEILTDHAWCEQKAATNAIGLITMLPERPDIVKELLAIAQEELEHFGQVLEIITKRGYTFGRTRKDDYVNELVNFIQKGGHRDTLIVDKILFAAMIEARSCERFKVLTENIKDEELKTFYKELMISEANHYTTFIGFARQLGDPEKVNKRWEEWLEYEAGIIKSYGNKETIHG comes from the coding sequence ATGTTTAAGTTGAAACTTCCTACCGATCCAAGGTGGGCAAATATTGCGGAGGATAACATTCAAGAAATTTTAACCGATCATGCGTGGTGCGAACAAAAAGCTGCTACCAATGCGATCGGGCTGATCACAATGCTTCCGGAACGTCCGGATATCGTGAAGGAGCTTTTGGCAATTGCTCAGGAAGAACTGGAGCATTTTGGACAGGTTCTGGAGATCATTACAAAACGAGGCTACACTTTTGGGCGTACAAGAAAAGATGATTACGTCAATGAATTGGTCAATTTCATCCAAAAAGGAGGTCACAGAGATACTTTAATTGTTGATAAAATACTTTTTGCAGCAATGATTGAAGCGAGAAGTTGCGAAAGATTTAAAGTTTTAACAGAAAATATAAAAGACGAAGAACTAAAAACTTTCTATAAAGAATTAATGATCTCTGAAGCGAATCATTATACTACATTTATCGGTTTTGCAAGACAGCTTGGTGACCCTGAAAAAGTGAATAAAAGATGGGAAGAATGGCTGGAATATGAAGCAGGTATCATAAAATCTTACGGAAACAAAGAAACTATACACGGATAA